The Cellulomonas wangleii genome includes a region encoding these proteins:
- a CDS encoding transcriptional regulator has translation MTRTSAPDLRVLHAVRVAGFAEVGALARRAGVGADVTEDLLLDAEARGWVTHAAFAGLGGWSLTAAGRAEGERRLAAELTDVDGWDEVRAVHRDFLPLNTRLQEACTRWQLRPTPADPLAPNDHTDTAWDAAVLDDLAAVERGLVPLVARLVGVLQRFAGYDERFARARRRAAAGEPGRVDGTDVDSCHRVWFELHEDLVATLGIERGAAS, from the coding sequence ATGACCCGCACGTCGGCGCCCGACCTGCGGGTGCTGCACGCCGTGCGCGTCGCCGGCTTCGCGGAGGTCGGCGCTCTCGCCCGGCGTGCGGGCGTCGGCGCCGACGTGACCGAGGACCTGCTGCTCGACGCCGAGGCCCGTGGCTGGGTGACGCACGCGGCGTTCGCCGGCCTGGGCGGCTGGTCGCTCACCGCGGCCGGTCGCGCGGAGGGGGAGCGTCGCCTGGCGGCCGAGCTCACGGACGTCGACGGGTGGGACGAGGTCCGTGCGGTCCACCGCGACTTCCTGCCGCTGAACACCCGGCTGCAGGAGGCGTGCACCCGCTGGCAGCTGCGTCCGACGCCCGCCGACCCCCTGGCCCCGAACGACCACACCGACACCGCGTGGGACGCCGCGGTGCTCGACGACCTGGCGGCCGTCGAGCGCGGCCTGGTGCCGCTGGTCGCCCGGCTCGTCGGCGTCCTGCAGCGGTTCGCCGGCTACGACGAGCGGTTCGCGCGGGCGCGGCGCCGCGCCGCCGCCGGCGAGCCGGGCCGGGTCGACGGCACGGACGTCGACTCGTGCCATCGCGTGTGGTTCGAGCTGCACGAGGACCTCGTCGCGACGCTCGGGATCGAGCGCGGCGCGGCGAGCTGA
- a CDS encoding PEP/pyruvate-binding domain-containing protein, protein MRGCTVLIPLADADRPTCGGKAGALGDLVRAGLPVPDGFVVPVAAHRGSDAPGDRPVPPDLHATLTDALHALGDVPVAVRSSAGHEDGTHASAAGQHATVLGVRDVADVVDAVRACWTSLHAPGAVAYRAATTGPGHPVMGVLVQRLVDADIAGVLFTRDDGTVLIEASWGLGATVVGGTVTPDAHRVQGDGTVTRTVADKRTRADRVGTRIVVRDVPDGDRLRPALDDATAVRLADLGRRAADLLGAPQDVEWAVADGTAWVLQARPVTSEPPTDAPAAAARALDGGAPDGVATDLLTGTPGSRGTATGPARVVHGPADFARVRRGDVLVCRWTDPSWTALLHLAAGVVTETGGVLSHAAIVARERGIPAVLGVAHATTALADGSTLQVDGTTGTVGAPGTPRT, encoded by the coding sequence GTGAGGGGGTGCACCGTGCTCATCCCGCTCGCCGACGCCGACCGCCCGACGTGCGGCGGCAAGGCCGGTGCGCTCGGGGACCTGGTGCGGGCAGGACTGCCGGTGCCGGACGGGTTCGTCGTCCCGGTCGCGGCGCACCGGGGAAGCGACGCCCCCGGCGACCGGCCCGTGCCGCCGGACCTCCACGCCACCCTGACCGACGCCCTGCACGCGCTCGGCGACGTGCCCGTGGCCGTGCGCTCGTCGGCGGGGCACGAGGACGGGACGCACGCGTCGGCCGCCGGGCAGCACGCCACCGTCCTCGGTGTGCGTGACGTGGCCGACGTCGTCGACGCCGTCCGCGCCTGCTGGACCTCCCTGCACGCACCGGGTGCGGTCGCCTACCGCGCCGCGACCACCGGCCCGGGCCACCCCGTCATGGGTGTGCTCGTGCAGCGCCTGGTCGACGCCGACATCGCGGGCGTGCTGTTCACGCGCGACGACGGCACCGTCCTGATCGAGGCGTCGTGGGGGCTGGGCGCGACGGTCGTCGGCGGCACGGTCACCCCCGACGCCCACCGCGTCCAGGGCGACGGCACCGTCACGCGGACCGTCGCGGACAAGCGCACCCGTGCGGACCGGGTCGGCACCCGGATCGTCGTGCGCGACGTCCCCGACGGCGACCGCCTGCGACCGGCCCTGGACGACGCCACCGCCGTACGGCTCGCCGACCTGGGGCGACGCGCCGCCGACCTGCTCGGCGCGCCGCAGGACGTCGAGTGGGCGGTGGCCGACGGCACCGCGTGGGTGCTGCAGGCCCGGCCCGTGACGTCCGAACCGCCCACGGACGCCCCGGCCGCGGCCGCTCGTGCCCTCGACGGGGGCGCACCGGACGGCGTCGCCACGGACCTGCTGACGGGCACACCGGGCAGCCGCGGAACCGCGACCGGCCCGGCGCGCGTGGTGCACGGGCCCGCCGACTTCGCGCGCGTCCGCCGCGGTGACGTGCTGGTCTGCCGGTGGACCGACCCGTCGTGGACGGCACTGCTGCACCTCGCCGCCGGCGTCGTCACCGAGACCGGCGGGGTGCTGTCGCACGCCGCGATCGTCGCCCGCGAGCGCGGGATCCCCGCCGTCCTCGGTGTCGCGCACGCGACGACCGCGCTGGCGGACGGCTCGACCCTGCAGGTCGACGGCACCACCGGCACCGTCGGCGCACCTGGCACCCCGAGGACGTGA
- a CDS encoding histidine phosphatase family protein encodes MATRHLYVARHGEADALGTLTATGRRQAALLGERLARVPVTAVWHSPLPRAVVSAHEVARHLPGVAVAPADELVDHVPHVPAPADVPRPLVGFFDGFDTAEAAAGRRTADALAQRFAAAPAGADDVHEVLVTHAYQVAWLVRHALDAPDARWIGLESANAALTVLEYRPDLPPTLVTFNDQSHLPPGLRWTGFPGDPRV; translated from the coding sequence ATGGCGACCCGCCACCTGTACGTCGCCCGCCACGGCGAGGCGGACGCGCTGGGGACCCTCACCGCCACCGGCCGCCGACAGGCCGCACTGCTGGGCGAGCGCCTCGCACGCGTCCCGGTCACGGCCGTGTGGCACTCGCCGCTGCCGCGCGCCGTCGTGAGCGCCCACGAGGTCGCCCGGCACCTGCCCGGGGTGGCCGTCGCACCGGCCGACGAGCTCGTCGACCACGTGCCGCACGTCCCGGCGCCGGCCGACGTGCCGCGCCCGCTGGTGGGGTTCTTCGACGGGTTCGACACCGCCGAGGCCGCCGCGGGGCGACGCACGGCCGACGCCCTCGCCCAGCGGTTCGCCGCCGCGCCGGCCGGCGCGGACGACGTCCACGAGGTCCTGGTGACCCACGCCTACCAGGTCGCGTGGCTGGTCAGGCACGCACTGGACGCCCCCGACGCCCGCTGGATCGGGCTCGAGAGCGCGAACGCCGCCCTGACCGTCCTGGAGTACCGGCCCGACCTGCCGCCGACCCTCGTGACGTTCAACGACCAGAGCCACCTGCCACCCGGGCTGCGGTGGACCGGCTTCCCCGGTGACCCGCGGGTCTGA
- a CDS encoding GNAT family N-acetyltransferase produces MVAHPTPHLAAVLPVLEVPVPDDDAPRTTTPETAAPPLTVHELDASTWDAFAELVERNNGIFGGCWCIGWHPECGQRGISHRDVKEQRVRTGGAHAALVVDADGLAQGWAQYGSPQELPNIKHRRRYDQEPPPVPDWRIACVYVDRRHRGQGVARVALEGALDSIARQGGGLVEAISETTAGRDAQGRFLFSGTVELFDQYDFERVRQVGMHAWIVQRVLAAH; encoded by the coding sequence GTGGTGGCGCACCCGACGCCCCACCTCGCCGCCGTGCTGCCGGTGCTGGAGGTCCCCGTGCCCGACGACGACGCACCCCGCACGACGACACCGGAGACCGCCGCGCCGCCCCTGACCGTCCACGAGCTCGACGCCTCGACGTGGGACGCGTTCGCCGAGCTCGTCGAGCGGAACAACGGGATCTTCGGCGGCTGCTGGTGCATCGGCTGGCACCCCGAGTGCGGGCAGCGCGGCATCAGCCACCGGGACGTCAAGGAGCAGCGCGTGCGCACCGGGGGCGCCCACGCGGCGCTCGTCGTGGACGCCGACGGCCTCGCGCAGGGCTGGGCCCAGTACGGCAGCCCGCAGGAGCTGCCGAACATCAAGCACCGCCGCCGGTACGACCAGGAGCCGCCGCCGGTGCCCGACTGGCGGATCGCCTGCGTGTACGTCGACCGGCGCCACCGGGGGCAGGGCGTCGCACGCGTCGCCCTGGAGGGTGCGCTCGACTCCATCGCCCGGCAGGGGGGCGGTCTGGTCGAGGCGATCTCCGAGACGACCGCCGGACGCGACGCGCAGGGCCGCTTCCTGTTCAGCGGGACGGTCGAGCTCTTCGACCAGTACGACTTCGAGCGGGTGCGGCAGGTCGGCATGCACGCGTGGATCGTCCAGCGGGTGCTGGCCGCGCACTGA
- a CDS encoding ABC transporter permease yields MSATHAVADTAALTGRSLRHVLRSPDTIVTSVVTPIAIMLMFTYVFGGAIETGTRGSYLDYVLPGILLITVASGVAYTSYRLFLDVSSGIVERFRSMPIARPSVLWAHVLTSLVANLAGVAVVVAVALLLGFRTGASVGAWLAVLGMLTLFTLTLTWIAVIAGVAATSPDGASGVGYVLLFLPFISSAFVPTGTMPGPVAWFAEHQPVTAVVDTIRALLAGQPVGSDIGVALAWLVGVLVVAYLVAVATYRRRIG; encoded by the coding sequence ATGAGCGCCACCCACGCGGTCGCCGACACCGCCGCCCTCACCGGCCGGTCCCTGCGGCACGTCCTGCGCAGCCCGGACACGATCGTCACGAGCGTCGTCACCCCGATCGCGATCATGCTGATGTTCACGTACGTGTTCGGCGGCGCCATCGAGACGGGCACGCGCGGGTCGTACCTCGACTACGTGCTGCCGGGCATCCTGCTCATCACCGTGGCGTCCGGTGTCGCCTACACCTCCTACCGGCTGTTCCTCGACGTGAGCAGCGGCATCGTCGAACGCTTCCGCTCGATGCCGATCGCGCGGCCCAGCGTGCTGTGGGCGCACGTCCTCACCTCGCTGGTGGCCAACCTCGCGGGGGTCGCGGTCGTCGTCGCCGTCGCGCTGCTGCTCGGGTTCCGCACCGGGGCGTCCGTCGGCGCGTGGCTCGCCGTGCTGGGGATGCTGACGCTGTTCACGCTCACCCTCACGTGGATCGCGGTGATCGCCGGCGTCGCCGCCACCTCCCCCGACGGGGCGAGCGGCGTCGGCTACGTGCTGCTCTTCCTGCCGTTCATCAGCTCGGCCTTCGTGCCGACCGGCACCATGCCGGGGCCGGTGGCGTGGTTCGCCGAGCACCAGCCGGTGACGGCGGTCGTCGACACGATCCGCGCGCTGCTGGCCGGGCAGCCCGTGGGCTCGGACATCGGTGTGGCGCTGGCCTGGCTGGTCGGCGTGCTCGTCGTGGCGTACCTGGTGGCGGTCGCGACGTACCGGCGGCGGATCGGCTGA
- a CDS encoding PadR family transcriptional regulator — protein MANQLTEMLKGTLEGIVLTLLETRPAYGYEITAHLREQGFTDIAEGTVYALLVRIEQRGFVDVEKVPSEKGPPRKVYSLNAAGRDQLAEFWRTWDLLAGRIDRLRTARTDSTARTDSTDRER, from the coding sequence GTGGCCAACCAGCTGACGGAGATGCTCAAGGGCACGCTCGAGGGCATCGTCCTGACACTCCTCGAGACCCGGCCCGCCTACGGGTACGAGATCACCGCGCACCTGCGGGAGCAGGGCTTCACCGACATCGCGGAGGGCACCGTCTACGCGCTGCTCGTGCGCATCGAGCAGCGCGGGTTCGTGGACGTCGAGAAGGTGCCGTCCGAGAAGGGCCCGCCGCGCAAGGTCTACTCGCTGAACGCGGCGGGCCGGGACCAGCTCGCCGAGTTCTGGCGGACCTGGGACCTGCTGGCCGGCCGGATCGACCGGCTCCGCACCGCACGCACCGACAGCACCGCACGCACCGACAGCACCGACAGGGAGCGCTGA
- the lgt gene encoding prolipoprotein diacylglyceryl transferase: MPLSIPSPDLSWSGISVGPLTFHTYALCLMAGIAAAVWLTSRRLTARGGPPGAVLDIAIWAVPFGIIGARIYHVVTHLGNYVDDPVSALYVWEGGIAILGSLIGGTVGAAIGCRRAGVRLLSFADALAPAMLLAQAIGRLGNWFNHELYGSPTTLPWGLEIPSSNGAFPPGLPDGTLFHPLFLYEMLWNLLGIAVILLLERRVAMRWGTAFGAYLVWYGAGRVWLELLRIDPTSVTPLGLPANVWGALAAVVTGVTLIVVQRRRHPEPETSVLLPGHEPAASDGQDATELDEASGQQAASSGPGVPPTTGT; this comes from the coding sequence GTGCCCCTGTCGATCCCGAGCCCCGACCTGTCCTGGTCGGGCATCTCCGTCGGCCCCCTGACGTTCCACACCTACGCGCTGTGCCTGATGGCGGGCATCGCGGCGGCGGTCTGGCTGACCTCGCGGCGGCTGACGGCGCGCGGCGGACCCCCCGGGGCGGTCCTCGACATCGCGATCTGGGCCGTGCCGTTCGGCATCATCGGCGCCCGGATCTACCACGTGGTCACGCACCTCGGGAACTACGTGGACGACCCCGTGAGCGCGCTCTACGTGTGGGAGGGCGGCATCGCGATCCTCGGCTCGCTCATCGGCGGGACGGTGGGCGCCGCCATCGGGTGCCGCCGCGCCGGGGTGCGGCTCCTGTCGTTCGCCGACGCGCTGGCCCCGGCCATGCTGCTCGCGCAGGCGATCGGGCGGCTCGGCAACTGGTTCAACCACGAGCTGTACGGCAGCCCCACCACGCTGCCGTGGGGCCTGGAGATCCCGTCGAGCAACGGCGCCTTCCCCCCGGGCCTGCCCGACGGGACGCTGTTCCACCCGCTGTTCCTCTACGAGATGCTGTGGAACCTGCTCGGGATCGCGGTGATCCTGCTGCTGGAGCGGCGCGTCGCGATGCGCTGGGGCACCGCGTTCGGCGCGTACCTGGTCTGGTACGGCGCGGGCCGGGTGTGGCTCGAGCTGCTGCGCATCGACCCGACCAGCGTCACGCCGCTGGGCCTGCCCGCCAACGTGTGGGGCGCCCTGGCCGCGGTGGTCACCGGGGTGACGCTCATCGTGGTGCAGCGGCGCCGGCACCCCGAGCCGGAGACGTCGGTGCTGCTGCCCGGCCACGAGCCCGCGGCGTCGGACGGGCAGGACGCCACGGAGCTAGATGAGGCGTCCGGGCAGCAGGCCGCGTCGAGCGGACCGGGCGTCCCGCCGACGACGGGCACCTGA
- a CDS encoding DUF1048 domain-containing protein, which yields MVARWIEALTGPWEQKKQYRRDVARLHGLPEPYRTAATGMHRYLMATCGLTDGDALVQMVGDLADLWEGAAADERPVGAIVGEDPVEFVEGFAEAYTGERWIDKARTRLVRAMDEAQRREQP from the coding sequence ATGGTCGCCAGGTGGATCGAGGCCCTGACCGGGCCGTGGGAGCAGAAGAAGCAGTACCGGCGGGACGTCGCGCGCCTGCACGGCCTGCCCGAGCCGTACCGGACCGCCGCCACCGGCATGCACCGGTACCTCATGGCGACGTGCGGCCTCACGGACGGCGACGCCCTGGTGCAGATGGTCGGCGACCTCGCGGACCTCTGGGAGGGCGCCGCGGCCGACGAGCGGCCCGTGGGGGCGATCGTCGGCGAGGACCCCGTCGAGTTCGTGGAGGGCTTCGCCGAGGCGTACACCGGCGAGCGCTGGATCGACAAGGCCCGCACCCGCCTGGTCCGCGCCATGGACGAGGCCCAGCGCCGGGAGCAGCCGTGA
- a CDS encoding ABC transporter ATP-binding protein — MSAAAVRAPAVRVRGVEKSFGDVHVLRGVDLDVMPGSVVALLGSNGAGKTTLVRILATLLRPDAGTAVVHGFDVVAEAARVRGAISLTGQFTGVDDILTGRENLALVARLRHLPDTGAVADDLLARFGLTDAGGRRAGTYSGGMRRRLDIAMSLVGDPPVIFLDEPTTGLDPQARLEVWATITRLAAAGTSVLLTTQHLDEAEHLADRIAILHEGVIVQDGTLAELRTLLPPATVEYVEKQPSLQDVFLALVAPTSTDGPTQEDPS, encoded by the coding sequence GTGAGCGCGGCAGCCGTGCGCGCCCCGGCCGTCCGGGTGCGCGGCGTCGAGAAGTCGTTCGGCGACGTCCACGTGCTGCGCGGCGTCGACCTCGACGTGATGCCCGGCAGCGTCGTCGCCCTCCTCGGGTCCAACGGCGCGGGCAAGACGACGCTCGTGCGCATCCTCGCGACGCTGCTGCGGCCCGACGCCGGCACGGCCGTCGTCCACGGCTTCGACGTCGTGGCCGAGGCCGCGCGGGTGCGCGGCGCCATCAGCCTGACCGGTCAGTTCACGGGCGTCGACGACATCCTCACCGGCCGCGAGAACCTGGCGCTCGTCGCCCGGCTGCGCCACCTGCCGGACACGGGCGCCGTGGCCGACGACCTGCTCGCCCGGTTCGGCCTCACGGACGCCGGCGGCCGCCGCGCCGGCACGTACTCGGGCGGCATGCGGCGGCGGCTCGACATCGCCATGAGCCTGGTCGGGGACCCTCCCGTGATCTTCCTCGACGAGCCGACCACAGGCCTGGACCCACAGGCCCGGCTCGAGGTGTGGGCGACGATCACGCGCCTCGCCGCCGCAGGCACCTCCGTGTTGCTGACCACCCAGCACCTCGACGAGGCCGAGCACCTCGCCGACCGCATCGCGATCCTCCACGAGGGCGTGATCGTCCAGGACGGCACGCTGGCCGAGCTCCGGACGCTCCTGCCGCCCGCCACCGTCGAGTACGTCGAGAAGCAGCCGTCGCTCCAGGACGTGTTCCTCGCGCTCGTCGCCCCGACCTCCACCGACGGCCCGACCCAGGAGGACCCGTCATGA
- a CDS encoding SDR family NAD(P)-dependent oxidoreductase, whose translation MPAHTTTPVPPTDDTPDTPDATTGAGVDPAEFATFLRVMDQVAVLPQDHPQHAAARRAASGLFKAAKKHRRGEKRRLLADADAAVIAATATGSPGRIDDETNGIPLSSSATGAIAGTLLKPRPCYVCKEDYTVVDAFYHQLCPACAALHHAKRDARTDLTGRRALLTGGRAKIGMYIALRLLRDGADLTITTRFPRDAVRRFGAMADSSDWMDRLHVVGIDLRDPSQVVSLADHVAAQGPLDILINNAAQTVRRSPGAYAQLAEAEAAPLPAEAAAMVTTFGHTSDAHPRALAGSVSELTSPALAIERATRAADELVAQSLTAQAASLERLVAGTSIDAGGLIPDVAETNSWVATVEQVDPMELLEVQLCNQTAPFILISRLRPALAASPARRTYIVNVSAMEGVFSRGYKGPGHPHTNMSKAALNMLTRTSAAEMLTDGILMTAVDTGWITDERPHFTKVRLAEEGFHAPLDLVDGAARVYDPIVRGEAGEDLYGCFLKDYARSQW comes from the coding sequence ATGCCCGCGCACACCACCACGCCGGTGCCCCCCACCGACGACACCCCCGACACCCCCGACGCGACGACCGGCGCCGGTGTCGACCCCGCCGAGTTCGCGACGTTCCTGCGGGTGATGGACCAGGTCGCCGTCCTGCCGCAGGACCACCCGCAGCACGCGGCCGCCCGACGCGCCGCGTCGGGCCTGTTCAAGGCCGCGAAGAAGCACCGCCGGGGCGAGAAGCGGCGCCTGCTGGCCGACGCCGACGCCGCCGTCATCGCGGCCACCGCCACCGGCAGCCCGGGGCGGATCGACGACGAGACCAACGGCATCCCGCTGTCGTCGTCAGCCACCGGGGCGATCGCCGGCACCCTGCTCAAGCCGCGTCCGTGCTACGTCTGCAAGGAGGACTACACGGTCGTCGACGCGTTCTACCACCAGCTCTGCCCGGCGTGCGCGGCGTTGCACCACGCCAAGCGGGACGCCCGGACCGACCTCACGGGCCGCCGGGCGCTGCTCACCGGCGGGCGCGCGAAGATCGGCATGTACATCGCGCTGCGGCTGCTGCGCGACGGCGCGGACCTGACGATCACCACGCGGTTCCCGCGGGACGCGGTCCGCCGGTTCGGCGCGATGGCCGACTCGTCCGACTGGATGGACCGGCTGCACGTGGTCGGCATCGACCTGCGCGACCCGTCGCAGGTGGTGTCGCTCGCCGACCACGTCGCCGCGCAGGGCCCGCTCGACATCCTCATCAACAACGCCGCCCAGACCGTGCGCCGGTCGCCGGGCGCGTACGCCCAGCTCGCGGAGGCGGAGGCCGCGCCCCTGCCGGCCGAGGCCGCCGCGATGGTCACCACGTTCGGGCACACCAGCGACGCGCACCCGCGCGCCCTGGCCGGGTCCGTCAGCGAGCTCACCAGCCCTGCGCTCGCGATCGAGCGGGCGACCCGCGCCGCGGACGAGCTGGTCGCGCAGTCCCTCACGGCGCAGGCCGCGAGCCTCGAGCGGCTCGTCGCCGGCACGTCCATCGACGCCGGCGGCCTGATCCCCGACGTCGCCGAGACCAACTCCTGGGTCGCGACGGTCGAGCAGGTCGACCCGATGGAGCTGCTCGAGGTGCAGCTGTGCAACCAGACGGCGCCGTTCATCCTCATCAGCCGTCTGCGCCCCGCGCTGGCCGCGTCACCCGCGCGGCGCACGTACATCGTCAACGTGTCCGCGATGGAGGGCGTGTTCTCCCGCGGCTACAAGGGCCCGGGCCACCCGCACACCAACATGAGCAAGGCCGCCCTCAACATGCTCACGCGCACCAGCGCGGCGGAGATGCTGACCGACGGCATCCTCATGACCGCGGTCGACACCGGCTGGATCACCGACGAGCGCCCCCACTTCACCAAGGTGCGGCTCGCCGAGGAGGGCTTCCACGCCCCGCTCGACCTGGTCGACGGCGCCGCACGCGTCTACGACCCG
- a CDS encoding DNA-binding protein, translated as MEHKDRLAAAARDDQAQAHREHEARRRLRAAGADAIREQPWRPAPMPPSAVDLVQDAVWRSADLGPDDLLAALTMLPAARAEVDGLEDGLLFAARSAGLTWAQIADAMGFNSPQACQQHHARLAARRGTAS; from the coding sequence ATGGAGCACAAGGACCGTCTCGCCGCCGCGGCGCGCGACGACCAGGCGCAGGCGCACCGCGAGCACGAGGCCCGTCGCCGGCTACGGGCTGCGGGCGCGGACGCGATCCGCGAGCAGCCCTGGCGGCCGGCACCGATGCCGCCGTCGGCCGTCGACCTCGTGCAGGACGCCGTGTGGCGCTCGGCCGACCTCGGCCCCGACGACCTGCTGGCCGCGCTGACCATGCTCCCCGCCGCGCGGGCCGAGGTCGACGGTCTCGAGGACGGGCTGCTGTTCGCCGCCCGCAGCGCCGGGCTCACCTGGGCGCAGATCGCCGACGCGATGGGGTTCAACTCACCGCAGGCGTGCCAGCAGCACCACGCCCGCCTCGCTGCCCGGCGCGGGACCGCGTCATGA
- a CDS encoding alpha/beta fold hydrolase, whose protein sequence is MTDTATYRTLDVPGATIAYDVRGPLPTADGRPPLVLIGQPMDATGFGTLASHFTDRTVVTYDPRGIGRSTRDDGRTDHDPAVQAQDLHALVSALGAGPVDLLGSSGGAITGLAWVTAYPQDVRTLVAHEPPILGVLPDAENARAASARADAAYQEHGWGHGMAAFIALTSWQGPFPADFLAELPDPAAFGMPAQDDGSRDDPLLSGASAPVTAYQPDVAALRSSPTSVVLAAGIESEGIITWRSTHALADLLGTQVAIFPSNHGGFLGDEFGMPGQPEAFAARLREVLPEA, encoded by the coding sequence ATGACCGACACCGCGACCTACCGCACCCTCGACGTGCCCGGCGCGACCATCGCCTACGACGTGCGTGGTCCGCTGCCGACGGCGGACGGCCGACCGCCGCTCGTGCTCATCGGCCAGCCGATGGACGCCACCGGGTTCGGCACCCTGGCCTCGCACTTCACCGACCGGACGGTCGTGACGTACGACCCGCGCGGCATCGGCCGCAGCACGCGGGACGACGGGCGCACGGACCACGACCCGGCGGTGCAGGCGCAGGACCTGCACGCGCTGGTCAGCGCGCTGGGGGCCGGCCCGGTCGACCTGCTCGGCAGCAGCGGGGGCGCGATCACAGGTCTCGCCTGGGTCACCGCGTACCCGCAGGACGTCCGCACGCTCGTCGCGCACGAGCCGCCGATCCTCGGGGTGCTGCCCGACGCCGAGAACGCGCGGGCCGCGTCCGCCCGGGCCGACGCCGCCTACCAGGAGCACGGCTGGGGGCACGGCATGGCCGCGTTCATCGCCCTCACGTCGTGGCAGGGCCCGTTCCCCGCGGACTTCCTCGCCGAGCTGCCCGACCCGGCGGCGTTCGGCATGCCCGCGCAGGACGACGGCTCCCGCGACGACCCGCTGCTCTCCGGTGCGTCGGCCCCGGTGACGGCGTACCAGCCGGACGTCGCCGCGCTGCGGTCCTCACCGACGAGCGTCGTGCTCGCCGCCGGGATCGAGAGCGAGGGCATCATCACGTGGCGGTCGACCCACGCGCTCGCAGACCTCCTCGGCACGCAGGTCGCCATCTTCCCGAGCAACCACGGCGGGTTCCTGGGCGACGAGTTCGGGATGCCGGGGCAGCCGGAGGCGTTCGCCGCACGGCTGCGCGAGGTGCTGCCGGAGGCGTGA
- a CDS encoding S66 family peptidase, whose translation MPTLVTPPKLAPGDRVAVVSPSFAAPGFAPAVHEQAMRRLVEATGLVPVEYPTTRQLGASPQERARDLNAAFADPTIRAVLATIGGEDQVLVVPHLDAGAVRADPKPFLGYSDNTNLLSWLWQQGVAGFYGGSTQVHLGPGPAVDDVHLASLRAALLTGETLTLTEPGESEDLGHDWLDPRALTEYGEREPTGPWTWAGPARSVTGPTWGGCLDVLDWIAMADRFPPTADLEGAILLLETSEELPSAPTVQRWVRSLGERGMLAAVAGVCVARPPVTGFEVRLDADERARRRAEQRDAVVGEVARYNPDAVVCVGVPFGHTRPQWIVPYGGRMTLDGAARTVTASYA comes from the coding sequence ATGCCGACCCTCGTCACGCCGCCCAAGCTCGCCCCGGGTGACCGCGTCGCGGTCGTGTCCCCGTCGTTCGCCGCGCCCGGGTTCGCGCCCGCCGTGCACGAGCAGGCGATGCGCCGGCTGGTCGAGGCCACCGGTCTGGTGCCCGTCGAGTACCCGACGACCCGGCAGCTCGGGGCGTCCCCGCAGGAACGCGCGCGGGACCTGAACGCCGCGTTCGCGGACCCGACGATCCGGGCGGTGCTGGCGACGATCGGGGGCGAGGACCAGGTCCTCGTCGTGCCCCACCTCGACGCCGGCGCCGTCCGGGCGGATCCCAAGCCCTTCCTCGGCTACAGCGACAACACCAACCTGCTGAGCTGGCTGTGGCAGCAGGGCGTCGCCGGCTTCTACGGCGGCTCCACGCAGGTGCACCTGGGCCCCGGACCCGCGGTCGACGACGTCCACCTCGCCTCGCTGCGCGCGGCGCTGCTGACGGGGGAGACGCTCACGCTGACCGAGCCGGGTGAGTCCGAGGACCTCGGCCACGACTGGCTCGACCCCCGCGCCCTGACCGAGTACGGCGAGCGGGAGCCCACCGGGCCGTGGACGTGGGCGGGCCCGGCGCGCTCGGTCACCGGCCCCACCTGGGGCGGGTGCCTCGACGTCCTCGACTGGATCGCGATGGCCGACCGGTTCCCGCCCACCGCGGACCTGGAGGGCGCGATCCTGCTGCTGGAGACGAGCGAGGAGCTGCCCTCGGCGCCGACCGTGCAGCGCTGGGTGCGCTCGCTCGGTGAGCGCGGCATGCTGGCCGCCGTCGCCGGCGTGTGCGTCGCGCGCCCGCCCGTGACGGGCTTCGAGGTGCGGCTCGACGCCGACGAGCGTGCGCGCCGCAGGGCCGAGCAGCGCGACGCCGTCGTCGGGGAGGTCGCGCGGTACAACCCCGACGCCGTGGTGTGCGTGGGCGTGCCGTTCGGCCACACGCGGCCGCAGTGGATCGTCCCGTACGGCGGGCGGATGACCCTGGACGGTGCCGCGCGGACGGTGACCGCGTCGTACGCCTGA